The DNA window GAAGGACGTTGCCGGGCGCGCTACGTTCCTCGTCCACACTGAAAACCCCGACGGCTTCGCCCACGGCGTGAGTGCAGCGAACCCACCGCAGGGCGAAGGCATCGTTGCGCTGAAGGACTGCATCAAGGTCCGCAATGGCTTTGGCCGCTCGCTCGAAGTGGTCCTGCCTCGTCTGCGTGATGGCTACGTCGCACCCGACTCCGAGACCGCGCGCAACTTGGCGCTCGAGTACCCTCAGGCGTTCTTCCTTGCACCTTCGGGCGACACCTTCCACAACGTCACCGTGACCGGTGGCCGCACCCGCGCTCAGGGTCCACTTGCTCTCAAGCGCGAACTCAACGAGGTTCAGCAGAAGGTCGACGCCGCAGCCGCAGAGCTAGCTGCCACCGATACGAAGACGGCGGAACTACAGCACACGATCTCCGAGCTGAACCGCACCCTCGAGGGCAAGGGACACGAGCGCCGCGACGCCGAGCGCGAGGTTGCCAACTCCGGCGCTGCCCTTCGGCAGATGGACTCTGAGGCCCAGAGGATCGAGCGGCGCCTGCAGGACTGGCAGATCAACAGCGAGCGCAACCGCGACGCGCGCACGCAGAAGGCAGACCTCATCGCCCGTCTGCAAGACACCGCGGAGAAGCTGGACGCGGAACGCGCCGCGCTTGAGGCTGGCCTTGCCGACCTGCAACAGCAGCTTGGCAATCTTCGCGAACAGCGCGAGCTTTTGCAGCAGTCGGCGGCTGAAGCGTCCGCCGCCCTGGCGGGCTTGGAAGAGCGCCGTCGCAATGCTGCCGCGAACCTCGAACAGACGACACGCCTCTTCAACACGCAGAACGCCCGCATCCAGCAGCTTGAGCAGCAGCTTGCCCAGGCGAGCGCGGAGAAGCAGCGGCGTGAAGAGGAGACCTCGTCGCTGGCGATCCAGCATGAGCAGTTGAGCGAGGCCCGCGCCACGGCGGTCGCCAACGGTGCTCGCCTCACAGCTGAAGCCGCAGAGCTTCGCGCCCGCATGGCGGAGCTCGACCAGAAGCTGCGCACCCTGCGCCATGAGACCGAGGCTCTTCGTGAGCAGCGTGCTGGCCTGACGGCTCGTGCCGCCAAGCTGGCCTCGGACATCGAGCACATCGAGGCGACCTGCCTCAACGATCTCGGCGTCGTCGCTACGGTACTCCGCGAAGATGCCAGCATCGTCCGCATCGAAGGCGAGGCGCTCGTCAGCGAAGAGGAAGAGTCGCGCTCGCTTAAGCAGCGCCTCGAAGCCATGGGCCCGGTCAACATGATGGCGCTCGAAGAGTACACCGAGACCGCCGAGCGACACACCTTCATGGAGGGCCAGCGCAAGGACCTGCTCGAATCGATCGAGAACACGCAGGCGTCGATCAAGGAGATCGACGATGTCTCGCGGCTCAAGTTCGACGAGGCCTTCAAGGTCATCAACGACAACTTCTCGGTCACCTTCACCAAGCTCTTCGGCGGCGGCCAGGCCTTTATGAAGCTGACCGACGCGGAGAACTCGAACGAGTCCGGCATCGACATCGTCGCCTCGCCTCCGGGCAAGAAGCTGCAGAACATCCTTCTGCTCTCGGGTGGAGAGAAGGCGCTCACCGCTCTCTCGCTGCTGGTTGGCATCTTCCAGTTCCAGCCCGCGCCGTTCTGCGTGCTTGACGAAGTCGACGCCCCGCTCGACGAGACCAACGTGGGCCGCTTCGCCAAGCTCATCTCCGACATGAGCGCAACGACACAGTTCGTCGTCATCACCCACTCCAAGCGAACGATGTCGCAGGCGGACGTGATCTACGGCGTGACCATGCAGGAGCCGGGTGTCTCGAAGATCGTCTCGGTTGCGCTGGGCAAGGGCAATCGCAATGAGCAAGACCGTCGCGCCGTCGCGTAGCTCGGGCGAAGACAAGTTTGCGCAGCCGGGAGCGTAGTCACTACGCCCCGGCTTTTTTCTGCTTCCCAACGATCACGAATCAACTGCTATCTTTAGCGCAACAAGTATCCTTCCGACATTGGAGCAAATACCTGAGCATGCGACTGCAGTCTAGGTTGTTCGCAATAACTGCACTATGGCTAGCCGTCAATGCCACGTCTCTTGCGCAAGGGCCTGTCAAGAATCCCCGCACTGTTTGTGTGTCCTCTTACAAGGTCGATGAGGCAAAGATCAACGACTTCACCTTCAAGTCTTATGAAAAGGTGGACTCTGCTGAAGCTTGCCTTCAAGTCGTTCGCGATGGGCGAGTCCTCTATCAGCGAACCGCTCAAACTATCGCCGGATACACACTTGGACAACCCGCAAACAACAACGACGGTATTCATTCGATTGCAAATGGATCGGACCTCACGGGACGAGGCAATCCCGACATGATTGTGTCGCTTGATACCGGCGGTGCACACTGCTGCCATCTAACATATGTCTTCGAACTGCAGCCGAAGCTCAAGCTTTTAGCGACGATTGATGCAGAAGACAGCGATACTTCGCACTTCGAAGACCTCGATCGCGACCAGCACTTTTACTATTTGGCCGACGATTGGACCTTCGCTTATTGGCCATCCGACTTCGCCGAGTCGCCCGTCGCTCCAATCGTGTTGCGCTATGATGACGGCGCTAAGCAACACAACTATCGCTTAGCCTTGGACAAGATGCAAAGGCCCGTACCTACTCCAGTTGAGTGGCAAGAAGCTCTGGATCGGACTCGGGCAAACTTCAAAGAAGACACTTGGCAGCTGTCCTTCGGTGCGACGCTCTGGACCACCATTATCCGGCTGATTTACACCGGACACTCCGACCTCGCATGGAAGTTTCTCGACGAGGCGTGGCCGCCATCCATCACTGAAAAAGATAAGTGGACCGGCGAATTCTGCGGAATCCTGAAAACCAGCAGATATTGGCCAGATCTCAAGGACTCGATGCCGGGTGCGCCTCCTGATTGCATCAGGGCGGAGCCACGCCGACACTTCCCGTATAAGTAGTAAAAAGCTACTCCACTTGCCGCATCACCAGATCCCCAGCTTGCTCGACAGTTTCGTTTGGGGATTGCAGTTCGAACTTCGTCCGCTCATCATCCTCTTCCAAAGACACGCTCTTGAAGAGCAATGCACTCCCCACCAGGTGAACATGCAGCGCCGTAAGCTGCCATAGCGAGGGCGCGGTCTGCGATTGTTCGAGCGCGAACGAGCTTCCCTCCTTCAGCCTCCCGAGCAGGCCGCCGCCGAAGGTCACCTCGTGGACGAGATGGCCAGCCATGCTGCGGACGCGTAGCTGCTGGTTGTCGATGACGACGTCGCCCACCATGCCGCTGAAGACCTTGGCCTCGCGCGTTGGCGGATGGAACTTTGGATCAGGCTCGAAGTGCAACGTAGTGTTGACCGCGTCCGCACCAGTCTCCGTCCAGAGAAACGCGACCGGCAGCAACGTCAGAAAGTCGTCGATCTGCTTCGCGTCGTGGGCGTCTTCCTCCACCGACTTCTTCTGCGCGCGTGCGTCGTGCAGAAAATTCTGCACCTCGTCGCGCTGCTTCGCCTCCGGAACACGCTGCCCGTCGCGCTGATATACGCGATGCACATCGCCATGCTGCGTCGCGGCCACCCACTGCACCACGCCGCCCTTCGGCTTCTTTACCACTTCATGGTAAAGCCAGTTTGAATGATCGTTCTGGTTCGCCGCTCGCTCCGAGTTCACCGCCCGTTGAATCAACGACTGCGGAGTTTCCGCTCCAGCCGCTCCTACCGCAAACAACACGCCCGCCGCGAAGACCGCGACGCATCGCAAGCCCATCCCCGCCCCCTTGTGCCCTTTACACCTTCGGCGAAAAGTCAGTCATGGTCATAAAGGTTGAATCCACCTTTTCGACGATCTTTCCGCTGGCCTCGCTCTCCGTCTTCACCTTGATCCATTCAGGATCGTCCTGGAACGCCTTCCAGTTCTTCGTCGCCTCATCGCGGCTGGGATGCTTCAGGACGTAGATGAGCGTCTTGTCCTTCAGAGGGTCATCGGTCGGCACCCAGTAGGCCACGCTGACGATACCGTGCTTCGTGAAGAGGCTGACGGTATGGTCGCGAAAGCGTGCCAGCAGCGCGGGCAGCCGTCCTTCGACCGTGTGATAGACCCGTAGCTCGAAGACCGTCGAGCCGTCCTTTGATCCGTCCTGGGCCTCTGCCGAGAGACCGCCCATGGCAAACATCATCGCTCCCGCTCCCATCGCCTTCAGCACCGTGCGTCTTTGTTCTTGCATACCGCGAATTGTAGCGCGAGACTGTGAGTGAAGATCAAGTCCATTTGCCGCATGCACAGGGAGCGTTCCGATGAAGCTGTTCCGCGCAGGGATGTACGTGGTTCCCGCAGTCTTCCTGGCGGGCCTCAGCCTTTGGCGCACCGCGCCGGTGCAAGGATTTGCAGGACCTGCAGCACCCGGCGCGGGAGCATGGGACAAGGCTGCGGCGGCGAAGTATCTCGATGACCGCGAGGTCTGGTGGCAGGGATGGCCCAAGGCGCAGAAGGACCACGGCACGATCTGCATCTCCTGCCACACGACAGTGCCTTATGCGATGGCGCGCCCGGCGTTGCAGGCGGCGCTCCATGAGGCCTCTGCGGCTGCACCGGAGAGCGCATTAATTGCGAGCGTCGAGAAGCGCGTCGGCCAGTGGTCCGAGGTGGTTCCCTTCTACTCCGACGCGAACGACGGCCCGGGCAAGACGGCCGAATCGCACGCAACCGAAGCCGTGATGAACGCGGTCATTCTGCTCAGCTACGATGCCAGCCATGGCCATCCGCGTGCGATCACGCGCACCGCGCTCGACGAAGCCTGGGCGCTGCAGCTTCATGCAGGAGACGATGCAGGCGGATGGATCTGGCAGAACTTCCACCTCTCGCCATGGGAGTCTAACGAGTCGAGCTACCAGGGCGCGGCCATGCTGATGCTGGAGCTCGGCACCGCCCCGGCACGCGCAGGGCGCACTGCGGAAGATGCCCATCACGAAGCTCTGCTGCAAGGCTATCTACGCAAACACTACGCCGGACAGCCGCTGCTGAACCGGCTTTACGTCTACTGGGCGTCGGCAACGAGTCCGGGGTTGCTGAACGCGGCTCAACGTGTCGAGTTGCTCTCGCAGGTAAAGTCGCTCCAGCAGCCTGACGGGGGCTGGAAGCTTGCCTCGCTCGACTCCATCGATCGAGTGGACAAGACAGCACAGCCGACAGAGAGTGACGGCTACGCGACGGCGCTAGTCGCTCTCGCGCTCGAGGTGAATGTGCCCGATCGCAAAGACGCATCGCTGCGAAGCGCGCTGGCGTGGCTCAACACGCACCAGGGCAAGGACGGCCGCTGGCAGGCTGCTTCGCTGAACAAGCAGCGCGATCCCGAGAGCAACATTGGCAAGTTCATGAGCGATACCGCAACCGCGTACGCTGTGCTCGCTCTAGAACAGGCGCCCGCGAAGTCGACTCCGTAGGGCGCTAGCGGAGGAACAAGATCATGTGCTCTTCATCGACATACTCATCGCCTGCTCGCAGAGCGCGCGGCTCTATGCCGAAGGTCACAAATCCCAGGGCGGTGTAGACCTTCCGCGCTCCCGTGTTGAAGAGGCCGACCGCCAGCATCAACTGTTCGAGGCTCGGGTCCTGTCTTACCTCATCGATCAGCGAGTTGATCATCGCCTTTGCTGCGCCACGCCCACGGTGCGAGGCCGCGACATACACGCCACGAACATGGCCTTTGTGGCGCTCTTTCGCGTTCGGCTCGCGCTCGAATCGGGCGAACCCGATCATCGCTTCACCATCGAAGGCACCCATCACAAAGGAGTTCTTACCGCACAGAAACGTGGCGATCTCGTCGATTGTGACTTGCCGGTGCTCTTCGGGTGTCGGGCCAAAGGATCGCGGTTCGCGCTCTACCGCTTCGAGCCGCAGCGCCCAGTAGGCGGGCGCGTCCTCTTTCATCAACTTCCTATAGATCAAATGCGTTTCCTCGATTCAGCGCATAGTGTCTCACCCCGAGAAAAGCAGATTCCCTCCGGGAATGACAAACAAAGTTGGTTCTGCGAGATACTGGAAGTCCATGAACCCCGCATTGCTTACCACCTCTCTCGGCGACATCCCCCTCACCGCTCGCGGCAAGGTCCGCGACCTTTACGCGATGGGGGATGAGCTTTTATTTATTGCTACTGACCGCATCTCCGCCTTCGACCATGTCCTCGGCTCCGGCATTCCAGACAAGGGAAAGATCCTTACCCAGCTTTCGCACTTCTGGTTCGATTTTCTTGCGGACACGGTCCCAAACCACCTGCTTGCAGCGCCGTCGGCCGAGCTGCTCGCGAAGATCGCGCCCTACAAGTCCCAGACCGAGGGCCGGTCCATGCTCGTCCGCCGAGCAGAGATGTTCCCGGTCGAATGCGTCGTCCGCGGCTACCTCTCCGGCTCAGGCTGGAAGGACTATCTGGCCACCGGCTCGGTCTGCGGCATCGAACTGCCGAGCGGCCTGCGCGAGTCCGACAGGCTTCCCTGCCCCATCTTCACGCCCGCCGCGAAGATCAAGACCGGCGGCCACGACGAGAACATCTCCTTCGCGACCATGGTGGACACGGTTGGCGAACACTACGCGAACGAGCTGCGCCGCCTGACTTTCGCCATCTACGAAAAGGCTTCGGCTCACGCGGCGTCGAAGGGCCTGATCCTCGCCGATACGAAGTTTGAGTTCGGGCTGGTCGATGGAAAGATCGTCCTCGCTGACGAGGTCCTCACACCTGACTCGTCCCGTTACTGGCCGGCCGAAAGCTATTCTCCGGGCGGCGCGCAGCCGAGTTTCGACAAACAATACGTGCGCGATTACCTGGAATCGATCCACTGGAACAAGCAGGCGCCCGCGCCGTCGCTGCCGGTTGAGGTGATCTCGAAGACCCGTGAAAAGTATCTCGAGGCCTTCCGACTCATCACAGGCCAGTCCGACCTCGAAATGGTGAGATAGACATTACCCGCGAAGGTACCTGCACGCCATCTCTTGACCTCCATCCGTTTTACCGGCGTGAGAATAGGAGGAAGGTCCATGAACGTGCCGGATATAAGATCCTTCAACCTTTTCGATTGGTTTCTGATCGCGATCGTCGCTTATTCGACCATTGCGGCGATCCTGCGCGGCTTCTTCCGGGAGGTCTTTTCGCTCGTGGGGCTTATAGCCGGAATTCTCCTCGCCAGCTGGAACTACTCCCTCTTCAGCGTTTACCTCGAGCGTCTCCTGCCCTGGACGGTCGCCCAGATCGTGGCGTTTCTGTTGATCGTGATTACCACTATGGTGCTCTGCGGGTTGGCGGGAACGCTGCTGCAGAAGACTGCGAAGACCGTCGGTCTGGGCTTTATCGACCGGTTGCTGGGCGGGGCCTTTGGGCTCGTCCGCGGCTGCCTGATGGGCGTCGCTCTTTTGATGGTGGGTGCCGCTTTTCTTCCCCAATCCTTCTATCTGAGAAATTCTGCTCTCTCCGGGTATTTCCTTCAGGGAGCGCATGCGGTATCCTTCGTGGTGCCAACCAACCTTCAGCAACATATCCGCGAGGGCATCCAGCAACTCCATCACAAGAGTTGAACCACAGGACCTTCGATTGGATCAAGCGATCGATGTAGAGGCACAATGTAAAAGCTGGTTCCGCATAAAAAGGCGGGGCCACGGTGAGGGAACCCTTTGAAACGCGAGCTCGATATCCTGGTCACCCAGATGCACGCCAACGGTGTGGATTACACAGAGGCCGTGCGCCAGTTCAAGAAGCGTTACATCTTCGAAGTCCTCGCGCACCATAAGGGCAACCAGTGCAAGGCGGCTGAAGAGCTTGGCATGCATCGCAACACGCTCAGCCGGACTCTCGCCGAGCTTGATATGGATACTTCCAAGATCCGCAGCGGCATGCGCCGGCCACCCAGCAGTGACAGAATGGGAGACCGTTCCAGAATTACAAGCATCGCCAGCGCCAGATAGGCTCCGCCTCCGTCTAAACTGAAGTCGGATGAGACTTCCCGCGGACCTTTCGCCTAGACACGATGGCTTCAGCAAGCGGCGCTGCCGCCGATGCGTCCTCGCTGCGTTTGAGCTTGGCGCTTGTCTCTGCCTGGCCTGCGCATCCTCGTTCGCACAAGCTTCCGGTCAGAGCACCGATCCTGGCATTACGACATCCGTCACCGGTGCCGTCTCCCAGCAGCGCAATCCAAAGAACAACACCCACGCGAAGGAAAACGCCAAGGCCGAAGAGGCCTACATCGAGGGCGCAAGGCTGCTCGAGCGCAACGACCGCGAAGCAGCCGAACGCCAGTTCCAGCTTGCTTCCAGCCTGGCCCCCGACAACCGCGACTACGCCCTCGCCGTGACTTCCATCCGCGAAGGCCGGATTGTGGAACTGATTCACCGCGCGGGCAAGGCGCGCATCGAAGGCCATGCGATCGAAGCCGAAGCCCTTCTGGCGCAGGCCCGCAAGATCGATCCTGACAATCCGCTGCTGGCCCAGCACCCCAATCCCAACGAGCCCGTAAAGAGTTCAAAGGTCGACTCGTGGATACTCGATGGCCCGCGGCTCGCCGGTCCCATCGAGTTGAAGCCCGCGCAAGGTCTGAAGAGCTTCCATATTCACTCCTCCCTGCCCGAGGCCCTTCGCCAGCTGGCCGCTGCATACGGTCTGAAGGTTGTGGTCGACAGCACCGTGCCACAACAGCAGGTGAAGTTCGACCTCGAAGACGTCACCTACACGCAAGCCATACGCGTTCTGAGCCAGATGGGCACCGTCTTTACGGTTGCGCTTACTCCGGACAGCTTCTTCGTCGCCGTCGACAATCAGGAAAGCCGAAACAAGTACCAACACCAGGTGCAGGAGACGATCTACGCGGCGGGCATGACCAACGAGCAACTGGCAGAGCTTGGCAACATGATCCGGAGCGTCTTCGAGGTCAAGCAGGTCACGGTGCAGAACAGCTTTGGCACACTGGTCGTCCGTGCGCCGGCGGACACGCTGGAAGCTCTAAACCTGACGCTGCGCGACCTGTTGGAAGGCAACGCCGAGGTGATGATCGACCTAAAGCTTTACAGCGTCGACAAGACCTCCACGCGGAACATCGGAGTTTCGCTTCCCTCACAGGCGGGAGCCTTCAGCCTTGCCGGCGAGGCGCAGAGCCTCGTAGCATCCAATCAGTCCCTCATCAACCAGGCCATCGCGCAGGGTCTCGTTCCCGCAGGCACCAGCAATATCGAGATCGTCCTCGCCCTGATCAAGGCGGGCCTCATCACCAGCCCTCTGATCTCCGGGCTCCTTGCGACCGTTGGCGGAGGTATCACCACGGCGGGCATCTACTCGACAACGACGTCCTCGCTGAACTTCGCCTTGAACTCCAGCGACACCCGTGCGCTCGATGAGATTCAACTCCGGGTCGGAGACCGGCAGAGCGCGACCTTCCGCGCTGGCTCAAAGTATCCCATTACGCAGTCCACTTATTCGACAACCAGCGCCGCCACCACCTCGTCGCTCGCCGGGGCCACAGTCAATGGGGTCAGCGTGGCCAGCCTCCTGAATGCCGCGACCACTGCCACCACGCCCCAGATTCAGTACGAAGACCTCGGTCTCACGTTGAAAGCCACACCCACGATTCAGAAGTCGGGCCTGGTCAGCCTTCATCTCGACCTCAAGATCGAGTCTCTGGCTGGCGGCACCAACGACAACATCCCCATCCTGACAAACAGCTCCCTGACTTCGGACATCACGGTTGCTGATGGAACGACGGCGTTCCTCGTCAGCAATATGAACAAGAGCCAATCGGCAGCAGTGACGGGAGTTCCAGGGCTGAGCGATCTTCCCGGTTTTCAAAGCACCCCAGACCTGCTACGCACGACCGATGTAGGCGAACTGTTGATGGTGATCACACCGCACCTCGTCCGCAAGCGTTCCAACGACACCGCTGGCCCGATCATCCCGATCAATGTGCCCGCCTCTTCGACATCCGAATAAAGAGTCGCGAGGTTTCTAGACGAGGTCCGCCTCAACCTCGTTGTGTATCACCAGGTGTCCACTCGTAGCAGCTCCCGCATCCGCCGACAGCCCGAGGCTGTCGAAGACCGGAGCCAGCGTCAAAAGCGACATGCAGAGGATCGCCACATGAAAGTCGTTGAGATGCGGCGCGGCAGCTTCATGGCCGTGCGCGTGTGCGACCAGCCGTATCGTCACTGCGCCGACAGCGACACCCACGCCCATAGACAACTGCATCACCGCCGAAAGAAAACCGTTCGCCTGCCCCATTCGCTCCGACGGAATCTCCGTATAAGCAAGGGTGGTCATGCAGGTGAACTCCAGTGACCGGGCGGCCCCATGAAAGTACAGGATGGCAACGATCAACAAAGGTGGTGTGCCCGGAGAGATGACAGCACACAGCGCCACAGATCCCGCAGTAATCACTCCGTTCACAATCAATATTCGCCGGAAACCGAACCGCCGCAGCACCTGGATGACGAACCCTTTCATGCTGAGATCGCCGGCAAACAGCGCCAGTAGATACAGCCCCGACTGGAAGGCAGTCATGCCAAAGCTGATCTGGAACATCAGGGGCAGGAGAAACGGCAGAACCGCGACAGCAACCCGGAAGCCGCTGGCTCCATAGATGGAAAGCGCATACGATTTCAGCTTCATCGACTCCAGATCGATGAAGGGATAGCTTGATCGTCGCGCCATGAAGACCGCCAGCACTCCGCTTACGACGCTCAGCGCGAGAATCAACAGCGCGGACGAGGTAGCCATCGCCGCCCCGCCCAGACTCTCAAGCGCATAGACCAACCCTGTAGAAGCCAAACCGGCAAACAGGAACGTAAGCCAATCGAACGGATGACGCTCTTCCGAGCGCAGGTTCTCCACCCATAAAAGCGTCAGTGTCAGCGCCACCGCACCCAGCGGCAGGTTCAAGAAAAAGATCCAGTGCCAACTAAAGTAGGTCGTGATAAATCCGCCCAGCGGAGGTCCAACGACCAAGGCGGTGAGCGCCGGCCACGTCATATAGGCGATCGTTTCGGTGAGGTCTTCCTTCGGCGTATCGCGCAAGACGATCAACCGCCCAACGGGAAACATCATCGCCCCGCCAAGCCCCTGAACGACTCGCATGAGCGTGAACTCGGTCAGCGTATGCGCCAGACCGCAGAACAAAGACGCCACTGTGAAGACACCAATCGCAGCAGCAAAGACACTACGCGAACCGAACCTGTCTGCCACCCATCCGCTAATGGGGATGAACACCGCGAGCGCCAGCATGTACGCCGTCATCCCGATATTCAGATGGACAGCACCGACGTTGAAGCTCTTCGCCATCTGCGGCAACGCCGTCGCGATGATCGTGCCGTCCAGCATCTCCATGAAAAGAGCAGCAGCCACCAGCGTCGTAATGTAATACCGCGAACGGACCTTCGACATACTCCATCTATTTTACGAGCAACGAGCTACTTCTTTGTCCCCGACCACTCCAGGTACGACTTAAACACCGTAGCCCCCGGCGGCTCAATCTGGAACTTCCCAGTCATCACCGCCCCCTCAAGGTGATACATGAGCCGAAACTTTGGCCCCGGCGCGCTCGTGAGGAACACCACCGTCTTTGCGTCCGGAAAGCTGATGTCGTAGTGGAGAACGTGGCCTTCGTTGTCTGCATACAGAGCGTGCGGCGTCGCATCGCCCATGTCCTGATAGATCGTCAGGAGGTCATGATGCTGGCAGTCAAAGCTGGCCGGCCCCTTGCACGTGTCCGCGGAGCCCGTCCGCGTGATGACGGTGCCATTAAGATCGGCCTGAAACGTGTACGTCCCAAGCGAGGTAGCTCCCGCGCTTCCCTGCACATTCGTGGCAGCCGTCCACGTTCCGAGAAGGAAACCGAAGCCAGCGAACGAAGGCGGTGCCTGGGCGACCATGCGAACCGACATGAAGGCGAACAAAAAGAGAAGACGACGCATGGCCATTTATAGCACCACGCGCCGCCAGTGGAAAACTTCATTTCAATAATTCTGAAACTACGCCTTCACAACCGCTCCATCGACAACCTTGACCGGATCGAGGAACGGCATCGACTTGCGCAGCTCCGCGCCGACCTGCTCGATCTGGTGGGCTGCCTCAGCCTTGCGAATCCGCGCGAACTCATGCCGCCCAGTCTCGTTCTCTTCGATGAACTTCTTCGCGAACGTGCCGTCCTGAATGTCGTTCAGCAGGCCCTTCATCGCCTTCTTCACATCAGCCGTCACGATGCGCGGCCCGGCGACATAGTCGCCCCACTCCGCAGTGTCCGAGATCGAGTGCCGCATGTACTCCAGGCCACCGCGGTACATCAGGTCGACGATCAGCTTCAGCTCGTGCAGCACCTCGAAGTACGCCAGTTCCGGCTGATATCCGGCCTCGACCAGCGTCTCGAAGCCAGCCTTCACCAGCGCCGAAGTTCCGCCGCACAGCACCGCCTGCTCGCCGAAGAGGTCCGTCTCGGTCTCTTCCGTGAACGTCGTCTCGAGCACGCCAGCGCGCGTGCATCCGATCGCCTTCGCGTAGCTCAGTGCCAGTGCCAGAGCGTTGCCGCTCGCATCCTGCTCGACCGCGACGAGCGCCGGAACACCACCGCCCTCGGTATAAACCTCACGCACGCGATGGCCCGGCGACTTCGGCGCAACCAGCGAAACATCGACGCTTGCCGGCGGTTCGATCGTGCGGAAGCGGATGTTGAAGCCGTGCGCAAACATAAGGGTCGCATCGGACTTCATGTTCGGCGCGATCTCCGCGTGGTAGACCTTCGCAGCCGTCTGGTCGGGCGTCAGGTTCATGATGACGTCGGCCCACTTAGAGACCTCGGCGACGGTGTCGACAACCAGCCCTGCCTTCTCCGCGCGAGCCGCGTTGGCCGAGCCAGCACGAAGCCCAACCCGGACATCGACGCCCGAGTCCTTCAAGTTCAATGCATGGGCGTGGCCCTGCGATCCGTAACCGATAATTGCGACCTTCTTCGCCTGGATAAGAGAGAGGTCCGCGTCTGCGTCGTGATATGCCTTTGCCATGTCTGTCCGTTTCTTCCTTTTCTTCAGTTAGTAAATCTTTCTCGATAGCAACAATAGCGTCTTGTACATCAAATCCAGCCCGACGCCACGACTCCGTTCTTGTCGAACTTGTCTTGCTTGAGGGCACGCTTCAGCCCTGCCACAAAATTCCTCGCTTGCCACACGGCTTTAGCCGCTGAGGTACTTGTTTACTCCTCTTCCTCATGCACATCGTCAAACTCATTCGGAAGAATCTCCTGGGGCGAGAGCTTTACGCCGCCGGTGAACGAAGAACCATTCGCGCCACCGAGCGCCTTCACCACCTTGCTCGTATGATGCCCGCGCCGCATCGCCATACGTCCAGTCCGCGAGACCTCGAGAATGTTGTAGCCGCT is part of the Granulicella aggregans genome and encodes:
- the ilvC gene encoding ketol-acid reductoisomerase, which translates into the protein MAKAYHDADADLSLIQAKKVAIIGYGSQGHAHALNLKDSGVDVRVGLRAGSANAARAEKAGLVVDTVAEVSKWADVIMNLTPDQTAAKVYHAEIAPNMKSDATLMFAHGFNIRFRTIEPPASVDVSLVAPKSPGHRVREVYTEGGGVPALVAVEQDASGNALALALSYAKAIGCTRAGVLETTFTEETETDLFGEQAVLCGGTSALVKAGFETLVEAGYQPELAYFEVLHELKLIVDLMYRGGLEYMRHSISDTAEWGDYVAGPRIVTADVKKAMKGLLNDIQDGTFAKKFIEENETGRHEFARIRKAEAAHQIEQVGAELRKSMPFLDPVKVVDGAVVKA